The Dokdonia donghaensis DSW-1 DNA window CAAAGACATAATCTGTAGAGATGTGAATGAGTTTGATTCCATTATCCTTACAAGCTTGAGCTAGATTCTTTACTCCTATTTCATTTACTAGGAAAGCTTTCTCTTTATTTTCTTCAGCGGCATCTACAGCGGTGTATGCGGCTGTGTTTATTATAACATCTGGTTGATGTAAATCAATCGCTTTTTTAATAGAAGATGTTGATGTGATGTCTAACTCAGATTTTGACAGATGTATACTCGTAACATTCTCAAAAGTAGCTTCTTCCTCCTTAATGGCTTGAGCCAGCTGACCACCACCACCTGTAATGAGTAATCGTATATTTCGCGAAAGCGTACTCATTTAAAACAGGTTAGAAGGTAAATCTGCAAGTATCGTATTTTCCTTATCTTTTTCTGAAAGGATGACATCCTGCTTATCTAATAACCAATCGATTTGCAGTGATGGATCGTTATATGCCAGACCACGCTCACTCTCTTTATTATAGTAGTTATCGCATTTATAAATAAACGTTGCGGTATCGCTAAGTGTTATAAAACCGTGCGCCATCCCTTTTGGAACGAAAAGTTGTTTTTTATTTTCTGCATTGAGACGTATGCTGTAAGCTTTCTTATAGGTAGGTTCGTTTTTTCTTAAATCAACAACTACATCAAGTACCTCACCTGCTACAACACGTACGAGCTTAGATTGTGCAAACTCTCCTATTTGAAAATGAAGCCCACGCAAGACACCGTATGTAGACTGCGACTGATTATCTTGAACAAAATTTGGTTCAAATCCTGCATAGCTTTGAAATTCCTTCGCATTAAAGGATTCATAAAAATAACCTCGATCATCTTCAAACACCTTAGGAGTGCATATGATTAAATCTTTGAATGCTGTTTTTTGAAATTCCACTACAGTGTATTTATGTATTGTGCATATGCACCTTTACCATATCTCGATGCACTTGCCTTAAGTGCTTCGTATGATATCCAATTCATCTTGTAAGCAATCTCCTCAAGACAAGCTATCATTGTGCTTTGATTACGCTGTAATACTCTTATAAATTCTGTCGCATCATCTAGCGCATCTACCGTGCCAGTATCAAACCAAGACATTCCTCTACTCATAACTCCTACAGTAAGCTTTTTACGAAGTAAATATTCTTGATTTATTGCTGTAATCTCAAGCTCTCCCCTATGAGAGGGCTTAATTTCTTTTGCAATAGCAACTACATCATTATCATAAAAATAAATACCAGGTACGGCGTAGTTAGATTGTGGACTCTCTGGTTTTTCTTCGATACTCGTGACATTCATATCCTTATCAAAAGCGACAACTCCAAAACGCTCTGGGTCACGCACAGGATATGCAAAAATGGCACCTCCATCTACTGTTACTTTGCTTTGTAATAACTTACTGAGACCATTCCCATAAAAGATATTATCACCTAGTACAAGAGCTACTTTATCATTCCCAATAAAAGATTCTCCTATAATAAAGGCTTCTGCAAGCCCATTCGGCTGTTCTTGCACCTCATAAGAGAAAGAGCACCCAAGTCCTGATCCATCACCTAATAGCCTTTTAAATAGATGACTGTCTTCTGGCGTTGTGATAATAAGAATCTCACGTATACCAGCAAGCATAAGCACTGATATAGGGTAATATATCATAGGCTTATCATACACAGGCAGCAATTGCTTACTTACAGCAATGGTAAGTGGTGACAGTCTAGTTCCAGATCCTCCAGCAAGTACAATACCTTTCATTAAGTATACATTTTATTGTAATATTCTTGATATGCTCCAGAAGTGACGTTCTCTAGCCAAGAGCTATTTGCAAGATACCAATCTATTGTGAGTTCTAGCCCTTCCTCAAAAGTAACAGATGGTTTCCACCCCAGTTCTTTTTCAATTTTTGAGGCATCTATAGCATATCGCTTGTCGTGACCTGGTCTGTCTTTTATAAAGGTAATAAGAGATTGAGAGGTATTACGCTTTCGCGAAAGCTTCTCATCCATCTTGTCGCATAATAACTTTACGAGATCAATATTTTTCCATTCATTAACCCCGCCTATATTGTAGGTCTCGCCAAGTTTTCCTTCTTTAAATATACGTGCTATAGCGCTTGCGTGATCTTTTACAAATAGCCAATCTCTTGTATAATTTCCATCACCGTAAACAGGAAGCGCCTTGTTTAAAATAATATTATTTATAAATAGAGGAATGAGTTTTTCTGGAAATTGATTAGGTCCGTAATTGTTAGAGCAATTACTAATGACATATGGCAAACCATAGGTTTCTCCATAAGCTCTTACAAAATGATCTGAGCTTGCCTTAGACGCAGCATAGGGTGAGTTTGGGTCGTATGACGTAGTTTCTGTAAACAAACCTGTCTCACCAAGTGTACCATACACCTCGTCTGTACTTATATGGTAGAAAAGCTTGTTATTAAAGTTATCTTTCCATATTTCCTTAGCTGCATTGAGTAAGTTTAATGTTCCAATAACGTTAGTCTGCACAAAAGCTAAAGGATTTTTAATGCTTCTATCTACGTGAGACTCTGCTGCTAGGTGTATTACCTTATCAAATTGATATTTGGAAAATAAGGTCATCAAAAAGGGGGCATCATTGATGTCCCCCTTTATAAATGTATAATTGCTAGACGCTTTTACATCTGCTAGGTTCTCTAGGTTACCTGCATATGTAAGCGCATCAAGATTGTAAATATGACTCTCTGGAAAAACTTCTAGAAATAGCCTCACCACGTGAGAACCTATAAAACCTGCTCCTCCTGTAATAAGAATGTTCATTACAGCTTAGCATCTGCTTTATTGCCTAAAACTCCTTTGACATCATATACTACAGATTTATTATTTTTAAGAGCTACCAAATCTAAGGCACCAAATTCTTTGTGAGAAACTGCCTGCACAATTGCATCAAACTTTTGGCTCGGTAATTCTGTTAGGGCTTTAAGACCATACTCGTGCTCAACTTCATCTGCATTTACCCAAGGGTCATAGATAGTAACGTTAACACCAAAATCTTCTAAATGTTTTACAACATCAACAACCTTCGTATTTCTAACATCTGGGCAGTTTTCTTTAAAGGTTATACCTAATAATAATAAAGAAGCCCCTTTTACTTTTATATCATTTTTAAGCATAAGCTTCACAACCTCTGCTGCTACATAAGCTCCCATACTGTCATTAAGCCTTCTACCAGCAAGAATAATTTCTGGATGATACCCTAACTCTTGCGCTTTCTGAGCGAGATAGTAAGGATCTACACCTATACAGTGCCCACCAACTAAACCTGGCTTAAATGGAAGGAAATTCCATTTTGTTCCAGCAGCTTCAAGTACATCGTGTGTATTGATGTCCATAAGATTAAAAATCTTTGCTAGTTCATTAACAAAGGCAATATTGATATCCCGTTGTGAATTTTCAATAACCTTTGCAGCCTCGGCCACTTTAATTGTAGGCGCTAAGTGCGTCCCAGCGGTTATCACAGAAGCATATAAATCATCTACTTTCTTACCTATCTCTGGTGTGCTTCCAGAAGTCACTTTTAGAATTTTTTCTACAGTATGCTCTTTATCTCCTGGATTAATTCTTTCTGGAGAATATCCAACATAAAAATCGTCATTAAATTTGAGACCGCTCACACGCTCTAAAACAGGAACACACTCATCTTCTGTTACTCCAGGATATACTGTGCTTTCATATATAACAATGTCACCTTTTTTTAGAACCTTACCTACGGTCTCGCTACTTTTATAAAGAGGCGTGAGTACTGGTCTATTATTTTTATCTACTGGTGTAGGTACTGTAACTACATAATAGTTACAATCTTCTATATCCTTACTGTCTGCGCTACAAAAAAGTCCATTAGCATCATTTACCTCAGTTTTTAATACACTTTGAAGAACCTCGTCAGACACTTCTAATGTACTGTCAGTACCAGACCTTAACTCATCTATACGCTCTTTATTAATATCAAAACCTACCGTATTATATTTTGTTCCAAATAACCTTGCTAATGGAAGACCTACATAGCCTAACCCTATAACTCCTACTTTAATTTTTGTCATATATTGTTGTATTTACGCTTTCGCGAAAGCAAAAAAAATTATTTTAAATTCTTCCAGTACCAAGCCATTGCTTCTTTGAGACCATCTTTAATGCTAAATTCTGGATTGTAACCTACTCGCTCTCTAGCTCTATCGATACTTGCTAAACTGTGAGGCACATCCCCAGCTCGTTTGGGTCCATACTTCACCTCTACTTGTGCAATTTTCTCGTCAAATTGACTTAATTCCTCTTTTAAAATATTTACAAGTTCATTGAGATCCGTACGCTCTCCAAAGGCAACATTGTAAACAGTGTTAAGTGCATCTTTGTTATCAGTAAGCATTGCGCGTATATTCATTTCAATAACATTATCAATATACGTGAAATCTCTAGAGTAGCTTCCATCTCCGTTCATAACAGGAGAATCGTGATCCATTAACAGTTTTGTAAACTTAGGTATCACAGCGGCATAAGCGCCATTAGGGTCTTGTTTTCTGCCGAAAACATTAAAATATCTAAGTCCAATGCAATCTATTCCATATGTTTTATGAAACACATCTGCATACAACTCATTTACATATTTTGTTATTGCATAAGGAGACAATGGTTTCCCTATAACATCTTCTTGCTTTGGTAATCCTTGAGAGTCTCCGTAAGTCGAAGAACTTGCCGCATACACAAAACGTTTTACACCATTGTCTTTAGATGCAATGAGCATATTCAAAAATCCACCTACATTAACTTCATTACTCGTTGCCGGATCTTTTATTGATCTTGGTACAGATCCTAATGCAGCTTGATGCAATACATAATCACTTTGAGATACTGCCTTTATACAAGTTTTTATATCTCTTATATCTCCTTCAATAAAAGTAAAATTTGAATGATCTATGATGGCATCTAAGTTGTGTTTATGACCAGTTGCCAAATTGTCAAGACAAGTCACAATAGCTCCGTTATTTACAAGCACCTCGCAAATATTTGATCCTATAAACCCAGCGCCACCCGTAACTAAAACTTTCTTATCTTTTACCTTAGATTTTATGCTGTCTAACATTGATTGTTTTTTTGGCAAATATAAAGTATTTTCTATGCCGTCAGAACATTGTTTTTTATCACAATCTTAGCATATCGGGTTAAACTTATCCCAAACCAACTCGCAAATAACCCACAGACCTCTAAGCCTTTGTAATTTTATATAAAAACCAAAGAACTATGAATTATTTAAACTTAGACACAAAAAAAACCAAAGAGACCGTTACAGAGCTCAACATACTTTTATCTGACTATCACGTATACTACCAAAAACTTCGCAATTTTCAC harbors:
- a CDS encoding SDR family oxidoreductase; protein product: MLDSIKSKVKDKKVLVTGGAGFIGSNICEVLVNNGAIVTCLDNLATGHKHNLDAIIDHSNFTFIEGDIRDIKTCIKAVSQSDYVLHQAALGSVPRSIKDPATSNEVNVGGFLNMLIASKDNGVKRFVYAASSSTYGDSQGLPKQEDVIGKPLSPYAITKYVNELYADVFHKTYGIDCIGLRYFNVFGRKQDPNGAYAAVIPKFTKLLMDHDSPVMNGDGSYSRDFTYIDNVIEMNIRAMLTDNKDALNTVYNVAFGERTDLNELVNILKEELSQFDEKIAQVEVKYGPKRAGDVPHSLASIDRARERVGYNPEFSIKDGLKEAMAWYWKNLK
- the rfbB gene encoding dTDP-glucose 4,6-dehydratase yields the protein MNILITGGAGFIGSHVVRLFLEVFPESHIYNLDALTYAGNLENLADVKASSNYTFIKGDINDAPFLMTLFSKYQFDKVIHLAAESHVDRSIKNPLAFVQTNVIGTLNLLNAAKEIWKDNFNNKLFYHISTDEVYGTLGETGLFTETTSYDPNSPYAASKASSDHFVRAYGETYGLPYVISNCSNNYGPNQFPEKLIPLFINNIILNKALPVYGDGNYTRDWLFVKDHASAIARIFKEGKLGETYNIGGVNEWKNIDLVKLLCDKMDEKLSRKRNTSQSLITFIKDRPGHDKRYAIDASKIEKELGWKPSVTFEEGLELTIDWYLANSSWLENVTSGAYQEYYNKMYT
- the rfbC gene encoding dTDP-4-dehydrorhamnose 3,5-epimerase, which translates into the protein MEFQKTAFKDLIICTPKVFEDDRGYFYESFNAKEFQSYAGFEPNFVQDNQSQSTYGVLRGLHFQIGEFAQSKLVRVVAGEVLDVVVDLRKNEPTYKKAYSIRLNAENKKQLFVPKGMAHGFITLSDTATFIYKCDNYYNKESERGLAYNDPSLQIDWLLDKQDVILSEKDKENTILADLPSNLF
- a CDS encoding nucleotide sugar dehydrogenase, whose product is MTKIKVGVIGLGYVGLPLARLFGTKYNTVGFDINKERIDELRSGTDSTLEVSDEVLQSVLKTEVNDANGLFCSADSKDIEDCNYYVVTVPTPVDKNNRPVLTPLYKSSETVGKVLKKGDIVIYESTVYPGVTEDECVPVLERVSGLKFNDDFYVGYSPERINPGDKEHTVEKILKVTSGSTPEIGKKVDDLYASVITAGTHLAPTIKVAEAAKVIENSQRDINIAFVNELAKIFNLMDINTHDVLEAAGTKWNFLPFKPGLVGGHCIGVDPYYLAQKAQELGYHPEIILAGRRLNDSMGAYVAAEVVKLMLKNDIKVKGASLLLLGITFKENCPDVRNTKVVDVVKHLEDFGVNVTIYDPWVNADEVEHEYGLKALTELPSQKFDAIVQAVSHKEFGALDLVALKNNKSVVYDVKGVLGNKADAKL
- the rfbA gene encoding glucose-1-phosphate thymidylyltransferase RfbA is translated as MKGIVLAGGSGTRLSPLTIAVSKQLLPVYDKPMIYYPISVLMLAGIREILIITTPEDSHLFKRLLGDGSGLGCSFSYEVQEQPNGLAEAFIIGESFIGNDKVALVLGDNIFYGNGLSKLLQSKVTVDGGAIFAYPVRDPERFGVVAFDKDMNVTSIEEKPESPQSNYAVPGIYFYDNDVVAIAKEIKPSHRGELEITAINQEYLLRKKLTVGVMSRGMSWFDTGTVDALDDATEFIRVLQRNQSTMIACLEEIAYKMNWISYEALKASASRYGKGAYAQYINTL